One genomic segment of Bradyrhizobium prioriisuperbiae includes these proteins:
- the hisD gene encoding histidinol dehydrogenase: MANYLKQSRDAAQRAEDDSKVRATVEAILTDIEQRGDAAVRELSVKFDQWDRKDYRLTDAEIKECLGELSQRNIDDIKFAQEQVRNFAQHQRDSMKDIEVETLPGIVLGHKNIPVNSVGCYVPGGKYPLLASAHMSVITAKVAGVQRIVTCAPPFHGKAAPAIVAAQHLAGADEIYCLGGIQAVGAMALGTPSIAPVDMLVGPGNAFVAEAKRQLFGRVGIDLFAGPTETLVIADDTVDGEMCATDLLGQAEHGPNSPAILLTNSDKLARETMAEIERLLKILPTAAVAAKAWEDYGEVIVCDSEEEMVREADRIASEHVQVMTRDPDYFLTHMTNYGALFLGPRTNVAYGDKVIGTNHTLPTKKAARYTGGLWVGKFLKTVTYQRVLTDEASAMIGEYCSRLCMLEGFAGHAEQANVRVRRYGGRNVPYASAAE, from the coding sequence ATGGCCAATTATCTCAAACAGAGCCGCGATGCGGCCCAGCGCGCCGAGGACGATTCCAAGGTTCGCGCGACGGTGGAGGCGATCCTCACTGACATCGAGCAGCGCGGCGATGCCGCCGTGCGCGAGCTGTCGGTGAAGTTCGACCAGTGGGATCGCAAGGATTATCGGCTCACCGACGCCGAGATCAAAGAATGTCTCGGCGAGCTCTCGCAGCGAAACATCGATGACATCAAGTTCGCCCAGGAGCAGGTGCGCAACTTCGCCCAGCACCAGCGCGACTCGATGAAAGATATCGAGGTGGAGACGCTGCCGGGCATTGTGCTCGGGCACAAAAACATCCCGGTCAATTCGGTCGGCTGTTATGTGCCGGGCGGCAAGTATCCGCTGCTGGCGTCAGCGCACATGTCGGTGATCACGGCGAAAGTCGCAGGCGTCCAGCGGATCGTCACCTGCGCGCCGCCGTTCCACGGCAAGGCGGCGCCGGCCATCGTGGCGGCGCAGCACCTTGCTGGCGCCGACGAGATCTACTGTCTCGGTGGTATCCAGGCGGTAGGAGCGATGGCGCTGGGAACGCCATCAATTGCGCCGGTGGACATGCTGGTCGGCCCCGGCAATGCCTTTGTCGCGGAAGCCAAGCGCCAGCTGTTCGGCCGGGTCGGCATCGATCTGTTCGCGGGACCGACGGAAACCCTGGTGATCGCCGACGACACTGTCGACGGCGAGATGTGCGCGACCGACCTGCTGGGGCAGGCTGAGCACGGGCCGAACTCGCCGGCGATCCTGCTGACCAATTCGGACAAGCTCGCGCGCGAAACCATGGCCGAGATCGAGCGTCTCTTGAAGATCCTGCCGACCGCGGCCGTCGCTGCCAAGGCCTGGGAGGACTATGGTGAAGTCATCGTCTGCGATTCCGAGGAGGAGATGGTGCGCGAGGCCGACCGCATCGCCTCCGAGCACGTGCAAGTGATGACCCGCGATCCGGATTATTTCCTCACCCACATGACCAACTACGGCGCGTTGTTTCTGGGGCCGCGCACCAATGTCGCCTATGGCGACAAGGTGATCGGCACCAACCACACCCTGCCGACCAAGAAGGCGGCGCGCTACACCGGCGGACTGTGGGTCGGGAAATTCCTCAAGACCGTGACTTACCAGCGCGTGCTGACCGATGAGGCGTCCGCCATGATCGGTGAATACTGCTCGCGTCTGTGCATGCTCGAAGGCTTTGCCGGCCATGCCGAACAGGCTAACGTGCGGGTGCGCCGTTATGGTGGACGCAATGTGCCTTATGCGAGTGCCGCTGAATGA
- a CDS encoding alkaline phosphatase family protein — MSLKILLSLMSAMSLAASPIGVARADQNGSDRDPGTSNSRDDNRDRDHDGDRRGRKPRVVMISLDGAKPDFIQKFIDEGVLPRDGGLARLSRRGAVALQNVTASPSLTAVSHIEIATGSTAVHNDIPSNTFQAIVGPISSSLSGFAAPIGGYRQNPLGPSPRPTALPLWVQLRQQGKKVVTATWPGGDGADISINNTVVQPAQPTRVTDYTVPFGAFGGIGAQGFTLSRGDFAPDPAVVAALQAAGRFSYSPVLATSVPIETFSCSSAPTATCSNAATLDLKYAIRVAALDTTNDKKVNYDTLVFFDTTRGITAGPFHAPSTGPAYAKFGRENAPFFFEGSGAKVGTAYFVSALSPDLSTVRFARYGANFIPRNAPVLADVDDINTNIGFWRPQADFRIPERLSPGFTNFPDIEIETMYEDMVKTFARYQADIGERAIRRNPDADLVMVYIEQPDGSEHQFLLTDPRQGTKPTDPNSIGAGQDRAKVARYASYIRFAYQTADKAVKQITDAAGRDSNVIVVSDHGFAPFHSSVSMTNILRNAGIDTSKVAIRTSGPAVNIYINLQQRELGGTVDPATYNALVTQITDAAKNAVDPNPKFNFSLKGGKLFTVVETRPLQCDAGTGQCTSKTIGQDFGDVFALMAPGYNFDGIQNPGVARSGDAPFNTATTTLSMPNFYGAHGHDPELPVMSATFIAAGPQIRDTTIRRMRNIDVAPTIMQILGVRPHRVDGEVLHEILR, encoded by the coding sequence ATGAGCTTGAAGATCCTTCTCTCCCTGATGTCGGCGATGTCGCTCGCTGCATCGCCGATCGGCGTTGCGCGTGCCGATCAGAATGGCAGCGATCGCGACCCTGGCACCAGCAACTCCCGCGATGACAACCGTGATCGCGATCACGACGGCGACCGTCGTGGCCGCAAGCCGCGGGTGGTGATGATCTCGCTCGACGGCGCCAAGCCTGATTTTATCCAGAAATTCATCGACGAGGGCGTGCTGCCGCGAGACGGCGGCCTGGCGCGGCTGAGCCGCCGCGGCGCGGTGGCGCTGCAGAACGTGACGGCGTCGCCGTCGCTCACGGCGGTGTCGCACATCGAGATCGCCACCGGCTCGACGGCGGTCCACAACGACATCCCGTCGAACACCTTCCAGGCCATCGTCGGGCCGATTTCATCGAGTCTCAGCGGCTTCGCGGCACCGATCGGCGGCTATCGCCAGAACCCGCTCGGGCCTTCGCCGCGGCCGACAGCATTGCCGCTGTGGGTGCAGCTGCGCCAGCAGGGAAAGAAGGTGGTCACCGCAACCTGGCCGGGCGGCGACGGCGCCGACATCTCGATCAACAACACGGTGGTGCAGCCGGCCCAACCGACCCGCGTGACCGACTACACCGTGCCGTTCGGGGCATTCGGCGGCATCGGAGCCCAGGGCTTCACACTATCCCGGGGAGACTTCGCGCCTGATCCCGCGGTTGTCGCAGCGCTCCAGGCGGCTGGCCGCTTCTCGTACAGCCCGGTGCTCGCGACATCGGTGCCGATCGAAACATTCTCGTGCTCCTCGGCACCGACCGCGACCTGCAGCAATGCGGCGACGCTCGACCTCAAATACGCGATCCGGGTGGCGGCGCTAGACACCACCAACGACAAGAAGGTGAACTACGACACCCTGGTGTTTTTCGACACGACGCGCGGCATCACGGCGGGACCGTTTCACGCGCCATCGACCGGACCGGCCTACGCCAAGTTCGGCCGGGAGAATGCACCGTTCTTCTTCGAAGGCAGCGGCGCCAAGGTCGGCACAGCGTACTTCGTCTCGGCGCTGTCGCCGGATCTCTCAACGGTGCGTTTCGCCCGCTACGGCGCCAACTTCATCCCGCGCAATGCGCCGGTGCTGGCCGATGTCGACGACATCAACACCAACATCGGGTTCTGGCGTCCGCAAGCCGACTTCCGCATTCCGGAACGGCTGAGCCCGGGCTTCACCAACTTCCCCGACATCGAGATCGAGACGATGTATGAGGACATGGTGAAGACCTTCGCACGCTATCAGGCTGATATCGGCGAACGCGCGATCCGGAGGAATCCCGACGCCGACCTGGTGATGGTCTACATCGAGCAGCCCGACGGCTCCGAGCATCAGTTCCTGCTCACCGATCCCCGCCAGGGCACCAAGCCCACCGATCCGAATTCGATCGGCGCCGGCCAGGATCGTGCCAAGGTCGCGCGCTACGCGTCCTACATCCGCTTCGCCTATCAGACCGCCGACAAGGCGGTGAAACAGATCACTGACGCGGCCGGCCGCGACAGCAACGTCATCGTGGTGTCGGACCACGGCTTCGCGCCGTTCCACAGCTCGGTCAGCATGACCAACATCCTGCGCAATGCCGGTATCGACACCTCCAAAGTGGCGATCCGCACCTCGGGTCCGGCGGTCAATATCTACATCAACCTGCAGCAGCGCGAGCTGGGCGGCACCGTCGATCCCGCGACCTACAATGCACTGGTGACCCAGATCACCGACGCCGCGAAGAACGCGGTCGATCCCAATCCGAAGTTCAACTTTTCGCTCAAAGGCGGGAAGCTCTTCACCGTGGTCGAGACCCGGCCGCTGCAGTGTGACGCGGGGACCGGGCAGTGCACCAGCAAAACCATCGGCCAGGATTTCGGCGATGTGTTCGCGCTGATGGCGCCGGGCTATAACTTCGACGGCATCCAGAATCCCGGCGTCGCCCGATCAGGCGATGCGCCGTTCAATACGGCGACGACCACGCTGTCGATGCCGAACTTCTATGGTGCCCATGGCCACGATCCCGAGCTGCCGGTGATGAGTGCGACCTTCATCGCCGCCGGCCCGCAGATCCGCGACACCACGATCCGGCGCATGCGCAACATCGACGTGGCGCCGACCATCATGCAGATCCTGGGCGTCAGGCCCCACCGGGTCGATGGCGAGGTGCTGCACGAGATCCTGCGCTGA
- a CDS encoding branched-chain amino acid ABC transporter permease: MNDLSQTVAQARVEPASWFEFARRHRAILASLFVLVFPLVMPFTALAVNILIYGLYALGFNLLFGYLGLLSFGHAALFGTGAYLCGIAIVHFGLPWYAAIAIGVLGGLVMAALIGSLAIRTRGIYFAMVTMALAQCVYYLFYQAIDWTGGENGLRGINVRAIDIFGLKFDFINPLTRYYVVAAFVIAAFFMLSRILASPFGAVIEAVRENEARARASGYNVTATRLLTFVLSGGFCGLAGALAALHLSIVPIEILHYETSGMVVMMSLLGGMGTFFGPFVGAAVFLLLENLVSLWTVHWQLIVGAVFVICVLFFPAGIWGTILKRIKP; this comes from the coding sequence ATGAACGATCTCTCCCAAACCGTCGCCCAGGCCCGCGTCGAACCGGCGAGCTGGTTCGAATTCGCCCGGCGCCACCGTGCGATCCTTGCCAGCCTGTTCGTGCTGGTATTCCCGCTGGTGATGCCGTTCACGGCGCTGGCGGTGAACATTCTGATCTATGGGCTCTATGCGCTCGGCTTCAACCTGCTGTTCGGCTATCTCGGCCTGCTGTCGTTCGGCCATGCGGCGCTGTTCGGCACCGGCGCCTATCTCTGCGGCATCGCCATCGTGCATTTTGGCTTGCCCTGGTATGCGGCGATCGCGATTGGCGTCCTTGGTGGCCTTGTCATGGCGGCACTGATCGGCAGCCTCGCCATCCGCACCCGCGGCATCTACTTCGCCATGGTGACCATGGCACTGGCACAATGCGTCTATTACCTGTTCTATCAGGCGATCGACTGGACCGGTGGCGAGAACGGCCTGCGCGGCATCAACGTGCGTGCCATCGATATTTTCGGGCTGAAGTTCGATTTCATCAATCCGCTGACGCGGTACTATGTGGTGGCGGCGTTTGTCATTGCCGCCTTCTTCATGCTGTCCCGCATCCTGGCCTCGCCGTTTGGCGCGGTGATCGAAGCGGTGCGCGAGAACGAGGCGAGGGCGCGGGCGTCCGGCTACAACGTGACTGCGACCCGTCTTCTGACCTTCGTGTTATCCGGCGGCTTCTGCGGGCTGGCCGGGGCGCTTGCCGCTCTGCATTTGTCGATCGTCCCGATCGAAATCCTGCACTACGAGACCTCGGGCATGGTGGTGATGATGTCGCTGCTCGGCGGCATGGGCACCTTCTTCGGCCCGTTCGTCGGTGCGGCGGTGTTCCTGCTCCTGGAAAACCTGGTGTCGCTGTGGACGGTGCACTGGCAATTGATCGTCGGCGCTGTGTTCGTGATCTGCGTGCTGTTCTTCCCGGCCGGCATCTGGGGCACTATTCTGAAGCGGATCAAGCCATGA
- a CDS encoding SMP-30/gluconolactonase/LRE family protein, with the protein MTREVPRDPQSTMSRRTLVHGLAITAGATALAAGGALAQQGGELGPPSTITSPPRDFGPGGAPTTYFWDPDIIAVDPSFNDLAQPNAAIKRLHTGLLWAEGPAWSAQGRYLLWSDIPNNRQMRWSEDDGRVSVFRSPSNNSNGNSFDFQGRQLSCEHLTRRVVRYEHDGTATVLADNFNGKKLNSPNDVVAHPDGSYWFTDPPYGGQLYEGEPDVAGGPSNAGGKLNPRIGQPAGFVPGRRELPTNCYRVDPSGRTDLVVTEDQVPDPNGLAFSPDYKKLYVASTGKGPGDSGAGGKGDMFVFDVGTDNKLSNQKKFSDCVIDGVKCGPDGVRCDVNGNVWLSSNAGRRVGYNGVTVWSPDGKLIGRIRLPEVCGNICFGGPKRNRLFMAASQSLYAVYTATQGAGPG; encoded by the coding sequence ATGACACGCGAAGTGCCGCGCGATCCGCAATCAACGATGTCACGACGAACGCTCGTCCACGGCCTGGCGATTACTGCCGGTGCTACTGCTCTCGCAGCCGGCGGCGCGCTGGCCCAGCAGGGGGGCGAACTGGGGCCGCCGTCGACGATCACCAGCCCGCCGCGTGACTTCGGCCCTGGCGGCGCCCCGACCACCTATTTCTGGGACCCCGACATCATCGCGGTCGATCCCTCCTTTAATGACCTCGCTCAGCCCAACGCAGCGATCAAGCGTCTGCACACCGGATTGTTATGGGCCGAAGGGCCGGCCTGGAGCGCACAGGGCCGTTATCTGCTGTGGAGCGACATTCCCAACAACAGGCAGATGCGATGGTCGGAGGACGACGGCCGCGTTTCCGTATTTCGTTCGCCCTCCAACAACTCCAACGGCAATTCGTTCGACTTCCAGGGCCGGCAGCTCTCCTGCGAGCATCTCACCCGCAGAGTCGTGCGCTACGAGCACGATGGCACGGCGACCGTGCTTGCCGACAATTTTAACGGCAAGAAGCTCAATTCGCCCAACGATGTGGTCGCTCATCCGGATGGCAGCTACTGGTTCACCGACCCGCCTTATGGCGGCCAGCTCTATGAAGGCGAGCCGGATGTTGCGGGCGGCCCCAGCAATGCAGGCGGCAAGCTCAATCCAAGGATCGGCCAGCCGGCGGGCTTCGTGCCCGGCAGGCGCGAGCTTCCGACCAACTGCTATCGCGTCGATCCCAGCGGGCGCACCGATCTCGTGGTGACCGAGGACCAGGTGCCGGATCCTAACGGCCTGGCGTTCTCGCCCGACTACAAGAAGCTGTACGTCGCCAGCACCGGCAAAGGGCCGGGCGACAGCGGTGCGGGCGGCAAAGGCGACATGTTTGTGTTCGATGTCGGCACCGACAACAAGCTCAGCAATCAAAAGAAGTTCAGCGATTGCGTGATTGACGGTGTGAAGTGCGGTCCCGACGGCGTGCGCTGCGATGTCAACGGCAATGTCTGGCTCTCGAGCAATGCCGGCCGCCGCGTCGGCTATAACGGCGTGACCGTATGGTCGCCGGACGGCAAGCTCATCGGCCGGATTCGTCTGCCCGAGGTCTGCGGCAACATCTGCTTCGGCGGCCCCAAGCGCAACCGCCTGTTCATGGCCGCGAGCCAGTCGCTCTACGCCGTGTATACTGCGACGCAGGGCGCAGGGCCGGGCTGA
- a CDS encoding LysR substrate-binding domain-containing protein: protein MELRHLRYFIAVADAGSLTVAAEQKLHTSQPSLSRQIRDLEQEVGVALMNRSVHGVELTPAGKAFLDHARMAIHQAEAAKEAALSAAQPAKPTFALGFLSGAEIDLLPEVDRVLRAAFPGIDIRLSSDYSPALAKALMRRKLDAAFIRREETMGELASRRVRTDPLIFVLPSDHRLASQTAIAPEEVLNEMFYLPSKSAPAVRRIVLEYFNRVGIDLKPEHEVHNVVHAISMITSTRAVMLLPAYTKRYLPETITTRPVMGEAPTLDLVLAYHKANTSPVLKLLLSRVGKLAGTPS, encoded by the coding sequence ATGGAGCTTCGGCATCTTCGCTACTTCATCGCCGTGGCCGATGCCGGCAGCTTGACGGTCGCCGCCGAGCAGAAGCTGCACACGTCCCAGCCCTCTCTCAGCCGGCAAATCCGCGATCTCGAACAGGAGGTCGGCGTTGCACTGATGAATCGCAGCGTTCATGGTGTCGAGCTGACGCCGGCCGGCAAGGCGTTTCTCGACCATGCACGCATGGCAATTCACCAGGCAGAGGCCGCAAAGGAAGCAGCACTAAGCGCCGCCCAGCCGGCGAAACCGACATTCGCGCTCGGCTTTCTGTCGGGGGCCGAAATCGATTTGCTGCCCGAAGTGGATCGCGTGCTTCGCGCCGCGTTTCCCGGCATCGACATCCGCCTGTCGAGTGACTATTCCCCGGCGCTCGCCAAAGCCTTGATGAGGCGCAAGCTCGATGCAGCCTTCATCCGGCGGGAAGAGACCATGGGAGAGCTGGCCAGCAGGCGTGTGCGGACCGACCCGCTTATTTTCGTGCTTCCGAGCGACCATCGCCTGGCCTCACAAACGGCCATCGCACCGGAAGAGGTCTTGAACGAAATGTTCTATCTTCCGTCCAAATCTGCGCCCGCGGTTCGCCGTATCGTTCTGGAGTATTTCAACCGCGTCGGCATCGATCTCAAGCCGGAACATGAAGTGCACAATGTCGTCCATGCCATATCGATGATCACATCGACGCGCGCGGTGATGTTGCTGCCGGCTTACACAAAACGGTATCTGCCAGAAACGATAACCACTCGGCCGGTGATGGGGGAAGCGCCGACACTCGACCTGGTCCTCGCCTATCATAAGGCGAACACCTCTCCGGTCTTGAAGCTGCTTCTTTCCAGAGTCGGAAAGCTGGCTGGGACGCCATCCTAG
- a CDS encoding branched-chain amino acid ABC transporter permease gives MAGLSFDLIALQLFTGLALGAIYVLFAIGLSLIFGMLTVVNFAHGAFYMVGAYVGLFLLSMGSNFWLCIVAVPLIVGSVGMMVERFLVRPLYGRGVDYPLLLTFGLSYIMVELVRIAFGTSGYPFETPELLQGAVDIGVGYFPLYRLFVIGAAVVVLLGLWLFLERTSFGLIIRAGARDPQIVRVLGVDVSRVWLVVFGIGTAIAGLAGLLAAPLQGVIPEMGATILAEAFVVTVVGGMGSIGGAVIAGLLVGVVVSMTSLFAPEMAKVSIFALMAIVLLIRPQGFFGRAGLMS, from the coding sequence ATGGCCGGTTTGAGCTTCGACCTGATCGCTCTGCAGCTGTTCACCGGGCTGGCGCTGGGCGCGATCTATGTGCTGTTCGCCATCGGCCTCTCGCTGATCTTCGGCATGCTGACGGTGGTGAACTTCGCCCACGGCGCGTTCTACATGGTCGGCGCTTATGTCGGGCTGTTCCTGCTGTCGATGGGTAGCAATTTCTGGCTCTGCATCGTTGCCGTTCCGCTGATTGTCGGCAGCGTTGGCATGATGGTGGAGCGCTTCCTGGTGCGGCCCCTGTACGGCCGCGGCGTCGACTATCCACTGCTGCTGACCTTCGGCCTCAGCTACATCATGGTCGAACTCGTACGTATCGCGTTCGGCACCAGCGGCTATCCGTTCGAGACGCCGGAACTGCTGCAGGGCGCCGTCGACATCGGCGTCGGCTATTTTCCGCTGTATCGTCTCTTTGTCATCGGTGCGGCCGTGGTCGTGCTGCTGGGCCTCTGGCTGTTTCTCGAGCGCACCAGCTTCGGCCTGATCATCCGCGCCGGTGCGCGCGATCCACAGATCGTGCGCGTGCTCGGCGTCGACGTGTCGCGGGTGTGGCTGGTGGTGTTCGGCATCGGCACCGCGATTGCCGGTCTTGCGGGCCTGCTGGCCGCGCCGCTGCAGGGCGTGATCCCGGAAATGGGCGCCACCATTCTGGCGGAAGCTTTTGTCGTCACGGTGGTCGGTGGCATGGGTTCGATCGGAGGCGCCGTCATCGCAGGTTTGCTGGTGGGTGTCGTGGTCAGCATGACCTCGCTGTTCGCCCCGGAAATGGCCAAGGTGTCGATCTTTGCCCTGATGGCAATCGTACTGCTGATCCGTCCGCAGGGTTTCTTCGGCCGCGCCGGATTGATGAGCTGA
- a CDS encoding ABC transporter ATP-binding protein: MTTAMASSQANSSDVILRTSGVSKTFGKFRALHDISAEFSRGAITSIIGPNGAGKSTYFNLLSGAFPPSGGKIEFEGRDVTNVPQHKFAHMGIAKSFQITNIFPQLTTRENVRVGLQAFVSRYDIWQPRAKLAGLVERADALLALVGLWDRRERLAKELAHGEQRALEIGMALAADPRLLLLDEPTAGMSPEETRVMMDLIVKLSKERTVILVEHKMKLVMGISDRVLVLHHGELLAQGTPNDVRQNDQVKRVYLGQREH; encoded by the coding sequence ATGACGACTGCTATGGCATCTTCACAGGCCAACTCGTCAGATGTGATCCTGCGCACCAGCGGCGTCAGCAAGACGTTCGGGAAGTTCAGGGCCCTGCACGACATCTCGGCGGAGTTTTCCCGCGGCGCCATCACCTCGATCATCGGTCCCAATGGCGCGGGCAAGAGCACCTATTTCAATCTGCTGTCGGGAGCGTTCCCGCCGTCCGGCGGCAAGATCGAGTTCGAGGGGCGCGACGTCACCAACGTCCCGCAGCACAAGTTCGCCCACATGGGCATCGCGAAGTCGTTTCAGATCACCAACATCTTTCCGCAACTGACGACGCGGGAGAATGTTCGGGTCGGGCTGCAGGCGTTCGTCTCGCGTTACGACATCTGGCAGCCGCGGGCCAAGCTTGCGGGTCTTGTCGAGCGGGCGGATGCGCTGCTGGCGCTGGTCGGATTGTGGGACCGGCGCGAACGGCTGGCTAAGGAATTGGCCCATGGCGAACAGCGGGCACTGGAAATCGGCATGGCGTTGGCCGCCGATCCGCGTCTGCTGCTGCTCGATGAGCCGACCGCGGGCATGAGCCCGGAAGAAACCCGGGTGATGATGGATCTGATCGTCAAGCTGTCGAAAGAACGCACGGTGATCCTGGTCGAGCACAAGATGAAGCTGGTGATGGGGATCAGCGATCGGGTGCTGGTGCTGCATCACGGCGAACTGCTGGCGCAGGGGACACCTAACGACGTGCGCCAGAACGATCAGGTCAAGCGTGTCTATCTCGGCCAGCGGGAGCATTGA
- a CDS encoding cyclase family protein gives MKVDRAAIYEAAKKLSNWGRWGQDDQIGTLNNVTPEDVINAGKLIKKGKVFALGLSLKEPIQSGLFGGRWNPIHTMLATGTDAAAGNQDNPSPYLRYADDAINMPCQASTQWDALCHIFLDDKMYNGFDAKLVDARGAKKLGIEHVRNKMAGRGVLLDVARFKGVDSLDDGYAITNADLDACAKAQGVEIRKGDFVIVRTGHQERCLAKKDWSGYGGGNAPGVAFETCYWIREKDIAAICTDTWGCEVRPNETNEANQPWHWVVIPAIGISMGEIFYLKELAEDCAQDKVYEFFFTAPPLHLPGAAGSPINPQAIK, from the coding sequence ATGAAAGTTGACCGCGCCGCCATCTACGAAGCCGCCAAAAAGCTGTCGAACTGGGGCCGCTGGGGCCAGGACGACCAGATCGGGACCCTCAACAATGTGACGCCCGAGGATGTCATCAATGCCGGCAAGCTGATCAAGAAGGGCAAGGTGTTCGCACTGGGCCTGTCGCTGAAGGAGCCGATCCAGTCCGGCCTGTTCGGCGGCCGCTGGAATCCGATCCACACCATGCTGGCCACCGGCACCGATGCCGCCGCCGGCAATCAGGATAACCCGTCGCCGTACCTGCGTTACGCCGACGACGCCATCAACATGCCCTGCCAGGCCTCGACCCAGTGGGACGCGCTCTGCCACATCTTCCTCGATGACAAGATGTACAATGGTTTCGACGCCAAGCTGGTCGACGCCCGCGGCGCCAAGAAGCTCGGCATCGAGCATGTCCGCAACAAGATGGCCGGACGCGGGGTGCTGCTCGACGTCGCGCGCTTCAAGGGCGTCGATTCCCTCGACGACGGTTATGCCATCACCAACGCGGACCTCGATGCCTGCGCCAAGGCGCAGGGGGTCGAGATCCGTAAGGGGGATTTCGTCATCGTCCGCACCGGCCACCAGGAGCGCTGCCTGGCGAAAAAGGACTGGAGCGGTTACGGCGGCGGCAACGCCCCCGGCGTGGCGTTCGAAACCTGCTACTGGATCCGTGAAAAGGACATCGCCGCCATCTGCACCGACACCTGGGGCTGCGAAGTTCGTCCCAACGAAACCAATGAGGCCAATCAGCCATGGCATTGGGTCGTGATTCCGGCTATCGGAATCTCGATGGGCGAAATCTTCTACCTGAAGGAATTGGCCGAGGATTGCGCGCAGGACAAGGTGTATGAATTCTTCTTCACGGCGCCGCCGTTGCACCTGCCCGGTGCGGCTGGATCGCCGATCAATCCTCAGGCGATCAAATAA
- a CDS encoding ABC transporter ATP-binding protein, with protein sequence MLRVENLNAWYGASHVLQDIGLEVNKGEIVCLIGRNGAGKTTTLKSIMGLLDKRRGSVAFKGKEILAQPAHVRFALGLAYVPEERRIVQGLTVRENLRLGLVASPDKKKETELIAGIAEIFPRLAERLDQEAVTMSGGEQQMLAIARAMIASPDLIMLDEPSEGIMPVLVDEMFELFRKMKTQGTTILLVEQNVELALDIADRAYVLDQGAVVHHATASALLADDDIKERYCSV encoded by the coding sequence ATGTTGCGGGTCGAAAATCTCAATGCCTGGTATGGCGCGAGCCATGTGCTGCAGGACATCGGCCTTGAGGTGAACAAGGGCGAAATCGTCTGCCTGATCGGGCGCAATGGTGCCGGCAAGACCACGACCCTGAAGTCGATCATGGGCCTGCTGGACAAGCGGCGTGGCTCCGTCGCCTTCAAGGGCAAGGAGATACTCGCACAGCCCGCCCACGTGCGCTTTGCGCTGGGGCTTGCTTACGTGCCCGAGGAGCGCCGCATCGTTCAGGGCCTGACGGTGCGGGAGAACCTGCGGCTCGGCCTGGTCGCGTCGCCCGACAAGAAGAAAGAGACGGAGCTGATCGCAGGCATTGCCGAGATTTTTCCGCGCCTCGCCGAGCGGTTGGACCAGGAAGCCGTGACCATGTCTGGCGGCGAGCAGCAGATGCTGGCAATCGCGCGCGCGATGATCGCAAGCCCCGATCTGATCATGCTGGATGAGCCCTCCGAGGGCATCATGCCGGTGCTGGTCGACGAGATGTTCGAACTGTTCCGCAAGATGAAGACCCAGGGCACCACCATCCTGCTGGTCGAACAGAATGTCGAGCTGGCGCTCGACATTGCCGATCGCGCCTATGTGCTCGATCAAGGGGCGGTCGTGCACCATGCCACCGCTAGTGCCCTGCTGGCCGACGACGACATCAAGGAGCGTTACTGTTCCGTATGA
- a CDS encoding SDR family NAD(P)-dependent oxidoreductase, which yields MNTQPLPQTPSLRLDGRRALVTGAGRGIGLAAACALAEAGAHVTLCARTASEIDAAAAGLRDKGLAADTLALDVTDVEAFRAAIDGREPYHAFVNNAGTNRPKPVTDVSLEDYDVVMNLNVRAAYFAAQSVCRRMIEGGFRGSIINMSSQMGHVGGPNRSLYCASKWAMEGFSKAMALDLAPHGIRVNTLCPTFIETPMTRPFLEDEAFKASVVAKIKLGRLGRVEDLMGAILFLASDASSLMTGSSLVIDGGWTAE from the coding sequence ATGAACACGCAACCTCTGCCGCAGACCCCCTCACTGCGGCTTGATGGCCGCCGCGCCCTGGTTACCGGAGCAGGGCGGGGCATCGGCTTGGCCGCCGCCTGTGCGCTTGCCGAGGCAGGCGCGCATGTCACGCTGTGCGCGCGCACGGCGAGTGAGATCGACGCCGCTGCCGCGGGACTGCGTGACAAGGGTCTTGCCGCAGATACGCTGGCGCTCGATGTCACCGACGTCGAGGCGTTTCGGGCTGCCATCGACGGACGCGAGCCGTACCACGCTTTCGTCAACAATGCCGGCACCAACCGGCCCAAGCCGGTCACCGACGTGTCGCTCGAAGACTACGACGTGGTGATGAACCTGAACGTCCGCGCCGCCTATTTCGCGGCGCAGTCGGTCTGCCGCCGGATGATAGAGGGGGGCTTCCGCGGCTCGATCATCAACATGTCGTCGCAGATGGGACATGTCGGCGGACCGAACCGTTCGCTGTATTGTGCGTCGAAATGGGCGATGGAGGGGTTCTCCAAGGCCATGGCGCTCGACCTCGCGCCGCATGGCATCCGGGTCAACACCCTGTGCCCGACCTTCATCGAAACCCCGATGACGCGTCCCTTCCTAGAGGATGAAGCGTTCAAGGCGAGCGTGGTGGCGAAAATCAAGCTGGGGCGTCTCGGTCGCGTCGAAGACTTGATGGGCGCAATCCTGTTCCTCGCCAGCGACGCGTCATCGCTGATGACGGGATCGTCACTGGTGATCGACGGCGGCTGGACGGCGGAGTAG